A single Pagrus major chromosome 19, Pma_NU_1.0 DNA region contains:
- the pcolce2b gene encoding procollagen C-endopeptidase enhancer 2b: protein MPFMPRGENRRTMWRTCSIFCAWSLLFLAEVCAQSQRRPTFTCGGNITGESGVIGSQGYPGVYPPNTKCVWRITVPEGKVVVLSFRSIDLESDNLCRYDYVDVYSGHVSGQRLGRFCGTFKPGALVSTGNKMLMQMVSDANTAGSGFLAVFSAAHPHERGDQYCGGRLDRPSGTFKTPNWPEKDYPAGVTCSWHIVAPKNQIIEVKFEKFDVERDNYCRYDHVSIFNGAEINDAKRIGKYCGDSPPAPVFSDGNQLLIQFLSDLSLTADGFIGHYKFRPKKFPTTTIPPTTTTQPVTTRPIPLKYSVALCQQKCKRRGTLESNYCSSNFVITGTVITAVMREGSMFATVSIINVYKEGSLAIQQAGKTMSTKIIILCKKCPFIRRGLNYIFMGQVDEDGKGKIAPHHFVMAFKTKNQKGLNVLKNKRC from the exons ATGCCATTCATGCCACGGGGCGAAAACAGGCGAACAATGTGGAGAACATGCAGTATCTTTTGCGCATGGAGTCTACTGTTCTTGGCAGAGGTCTGTGCGCAGTCTCAGCGGAg ACCAACCTTCACATGCGGCGGAAACATTACAGGGGAATCTGGAGTGATCGGGAGCCAGGGGTACCCAGGAGTTTACCCCCCAAACACCAAATGCGTGTGGAGGATCACA GTCCCCGAGGGAAAGGTGGTGGTCCTGTCATTCCGCTCCATTGACCTGGAGAGCGACAACCTGTGCCGCTACGACTATGTGGATGTGTACAGTGGCCATGTCAGTGGCCAGAGACTCGGTCGCTTCTGCGGGACGTTCAAGCCGGGAGCCCTGGTTTCCACGGGCAACAAGATGCTCATGCAGATGGTATCTGATGCCAACACGGCTGGGAGTGGCTTCCtggctgttttctctgctgctcaccCACATGAGAGAG GGGACCAGTACTGTGGAGGCAGATTGGACAGGCCCTCAGGGACATTTAAAACACCCAACTGGCCTGAGAAGGACTACCCAGCTGGTGTCACCTGCTCCTGGCACATAGTGGCACCAAAGAACCAG ATTATTGAAGTCAAGTTCGAGAAGTTTGACGTGGAAAGAGATAACTACTGCCGCTACGACCACGTCTCCATCTTCAACGGGGCGGAAATAAACGACGCCAAGAGGATCGGCAAATACTGTGGAGACAGCCCCCCAGC GCCGGTGTTCTCGGATGGGAACCAGCTCCTGATCCAGTTCCTGTCAGATCTCAGCCTGACCGCAGACGGCTTCATTGGACACTACAAGTTCAGACCAAAGAAGTTCCCCACAACCACGAtaccacccaccaccaccacgcaGCCAGTCACCACCAGGCCCATAC CCCTGAAGTACTCTGTAGCGCTGTGCCAGCAGAAATGTAAAAGACGAGGAACGCTCGAGAGCAACTACTGCTCCAGCAATTTCG TGATAACTGGGACTGTCATTACCGCGGTGATGAGAGAAGGAAGTATGTTCGCCACAGTCTCCATCATCAACGTGTATAAAGAAGGCAGTCTGGCCATCCAGCAGGCAGGAAAGACCATGAGCACCAAGATCATTATCCTGTGCAAGAAGTGTCCATTTATCAGAAGAG GCTTGAACTACATCTTCATGGGCCAGGTGGACGAGGATGGTAAGGGGAAAATCGCCCCTCACCACTTTGTCATGGCGTTCAAGACAAAGAACCAGAAAGGACTCAACGTTCTGAAAAACAAGCGGTGCTGA